The Flavobacterium sp. IMCC34852 genome contains the following window.
TTTTGGTCGTGGTGTTGAATTTTAGTTCGCTTGTACAATAAAATCCAAAGGTAAGCCAAGGCAAAAAACAAGAAGAATACATGCCAATAATTCAGCATAAAATTGAAGAGTAACGCCATTTTATTGCTTTCGTTTTCCAAAGTATCCAAGGACGCTCTGGTGCTTCGGCTGAAGGTAAAGCGGTAATAAATAAAGTCGACAAAATTGGCGGAATACATCAATAAATTGGTCACAAAGTAAAGATAAAACAATACTTTTTGATAGGCTTTCTTGGTATTGATAACCGCCGGAAATACCGATACTATAATAAACAAAGCATTGGTGTACAAAATTGTAGTGGTATCAAAGGCTACACCGTGATAACATATTTTTATAAAATCGAATACACTGTTTATCTCTATTAAACTTTGATTGTAGACATAAAACAAGATTCGGGCAATAAAATAAAAGAGATAAGCCAATAATATTCTAATGGCCATTACTTTATATTCGGCTATTCTGGGGAATTTTTTCATGCGGTAAAAAGTTCAAACGATGCAAAACTACAGAATTCAATAGTAGGAGCCGCTATATTTTAAATTAATATTGTGATTAATAACAATAATCCTTAATTTGCATCAAATTAATGAACAAATGACTAAAATCACCCGACTTTTTGATTTTGCTTACTACCAGCTCGAAAAGAACAATATGCCTCATTGTCTTGTAACCAAATACGATGGCCAATGGGTTTCCACTTCTACACAAGAATATATTGACAAAGCCAATGCGGTTTCCAGAGCTTTGTTGCGATTGAATATACAAAAGAATGACAAAATTGCCATTATTTCCTCCAATAACAGAACCGAATGGAACATCATGGATGTCGGCGTTTTGCAAATTGGTGCCCAAACCGTACCGATTTATCCAACGATTTCAGCAGAAGATTATGCCTATATATTAAACCACTCAGAATCAAAATATTGTTTCGTTTCAGATGATGTAGTTTATCAAAAATTAATGTCGGTTAAAAATGAAATTCCTTTGTTGGAAGACATTTATTCTTTTAACGAAATTGCAGGCTGCAAAAACTGGAAAACGCTGTTAGATTTAGGCGAAGACCAAAGCAACCAAGATGTTGTTGAAGACCGAAAAAACAATGTAAAACCGGAAGAGTTAGCCACAATAATCTACACTTCGGGAACAACCGGTAAACCAAAAGGCGTTATGTTATCGCATAACAATATCGTCTCAAATGTACTCGACAGTTCACCGCGTATTCCTTTTGAAGAAGGCACTAGTGTCGCTTTAAGTTTCTTACCAATTTGCCACATTTTTGAACGGGTAATTTTGTACATCTATCAATATTATTCGGTTTCTATTTACTTCGCAGAATCGATTGAAAAGTTATCGGATAACATCAAAGAAGTAAAACCAACCGTTTTTTCTGTGGTGCCAAGATTATTGGAAAAAGTATATGATAAAATCATTGCCAAAGGAGAAGATTTAACGGGCATCAAAAAGAAACTGTTCTTCTGGGCGATTGATTTAGGCTTGCGTTACGAACCTTACGGTGCCAATGGTTGGTGGTATGAATTCCAATTAAAAATAGCGCGAAAATTAATCTTCAGCAAATGGCAAGAAGGATTGGGTGGCAACTTAAACGTAATGGTTTCGGGAAGTGCCGCTTTACAACACCGCTTAATCAGAGTATTTGCCGCCGCAGGAATGCCGGTGATGGAAGGTTACGGACTAACAGAAACCTCTCCGGTAATTTCGGTTAACGACCAACGAAATGGCGGTTTTAAAGTGGGAACTGTTGGTAGAGTGATTAATAATGTTGAAGTCAAAATTGCCGCTGACGGAGAAATCCTTTGCAAAGGACCGAATGTGATGATGGGTTATTATAAAGACCAACAATTGACTGATGAAGTCATCAAAGACGGTTATTTCCACACCGGTGACATTGGTGAGGTAGACAAAGACGGTTTCTTGAGAATCACCGATCGTAAGAAAGAAATGTTCAAAACCTCGGGCGGAAAATACATTGCGCCACAGTTGATTGAAAATGCCATGAAGCAATCTTTATTCATCGAACAAATTATGGTAATTGGTGATGGCGAAAAAATGCCGGCTGCCTTTATCCAACCTAGTTTCGACTTTATCCAGGAATGGGCCAAAAGAAAGAGTTTAAATATTGGCACAACCCATGCGGAAATTGCTTCAAATCCTGAGGTCATTGCGCGTATCGAAAAAGAAGTAGAAACCATCAATGAAAAATTCGGGAATTGGGAAAAAATCAAACGCTTTGAATTGACACCTGATATTTGGTCAATTGATGGTGGTCACCTTACGCCTACGCTCAAATTAAAGCGTAAAATTGTAATGGAAAAATACAAAGACTTGTACCAAAAAATTTATAATTAATTTTAAATTATTCAACTATGAAGATAAAACTATTACTCAGCTTATTATTAACTATTGTTTTATTTTCAGGTTGTAAGGAAAGTAAAACGGTAGATACTGTAAAAGAAAACTATCTCGATTTTTCACAAAGAGACGACCAATTTACCGGTGGCATCAAAATGATTCCCATCTCTACTCCTATTGGTGAATTTAAGGTTTGGACTAAAAGAGTTGGCAACAACCCGAAGATAAAAGTACTGTTGCTTCACGGCGGTCCGGGCGGAACACATGAGTTTTTTGAGAGCTTTGACGGCTATTTTCCACAGGAAAGTATTGAATACATTTATTATGACCAATTGGGTTCTTATTACAGCGACCAACCCGACGACAACAGACTTTGGACTACAGAACGCTTTGTAGAAGAAGTAGAACAAGTACGTAAAGCTTTGAAACTGGACAACACCAACTTTTATTTATTAGGACAATCTTGGGGCGGAATCTTAGCGATGGAATATGCTTTGAAATACCAAAAAAACCTAAAAGGTCTTATCATATCGAATATGATGGCGAGCGCACCGGCTTATAATAAGTATGCCGAAGAAGTCCTCGGACCGCAATTGGATCCAAAAGTATTCACCCAGATTAAAGAATTCGAAAAAAACAAAGACTACAGCAATCCAAAATACATGGAGTTGTTGCTGAATCATTATTACACCGAACACATCCTAAGATTTCCGGTAGCCCAATGGCCTGAGTCAATCAACAGGGCTTTCAAACATTTAAATCCGAAGGTGTATGTTTATATGCAAGGACCTAGTGAATTCGGCATAACCGGTGACGCTACTTTAAAAGATTGGGACATTACGACTAAACTAAAAACATTAACGGTTCCAACACTTTCTATCGGAGCCCAATACGATACTATGGATCCGAAGCACATGGAATGGATTGCCAATGAAGTCCAAAACGGAAGATTTTTGTATTGTCCGAAAGGCAGTCACTGTTCGCAATACGATGACCAAGAACACTATTTTCCGGGTGTTATTCAATTTTTAAAAGACGTTGATAACGGCACTTTTCAAAAGAAAAAAGTTAAATAATTACCAAAAACGTTATTAACATTTCTCTTCGTTAAAAAGTTGATAATTAAAACCTTATTAATTTATTACATTCTCAATATATTAATATTTTTATTGTATTAACCAATAACTATTAATTATGAATGTAAAAAACTTTATTGTCGGAGGTATCGTTGGTGGTATTGCCGATTTTCTGATGGGTTGGCTATTGTACGGAATGCTTCTGAAAGACTTCTTTCCTAAACCTGAAGGTGCCGGAGCAGAAAACATTACTTTTATTTTCTTAGGCTGCATGTGCTTTGGTTTTATGATGTCTTTCATCTTCAATCAAGGCGAAGGGATCAGCAAATGCGTTCCCGGTGTTAAATTAGCCATTGGAATTGCTTTGTTTATGTCGCTGTCAATGAATTTCTTTTACAGTATGTACAGTGAAACCATTAACTGGCAAATGGTTGCAGTAGATGTTTTAGTTTCAATCGTAATTGCTTCAGTAGTCGGTGCCGTAATTGCAGTAGTTAACGGAAAAATGAAATAATGTAAGTATTCAATTTTCATAGTGTAAAAACGCCCGGGATTTGTTTCTCGGGCGTTTTTTTTTTAATAACCTCCACAGCGTGTGAATTATACAATTAAAAAAATAAATTCTGTAATGCAAAAGCTAATAAAAACGGCCAACTTTGTTAAAATAAATTATAAAAAGAGTTTTGCATTAGAATTCAATAATAATTTAAAAAAACTTAAATTTTAAAATTATGAATCTTAAAAGAATTTTTGGGGCGGTGCTCACCCTACTGGGAATTACAAGTCTGATATATGCTGCACAACTGTTTTTGAGTGAAGACGGAAGCACAAGAGATATTAAAGAGCTTATCATATATTCCGCATTAGGCTTACTCTTTTTTATTCCCGGCATAAACTTAATCAAAACCACCAAAGACGAATCTTAAATAACAATTAGAAATCATGAAAACAATCACAAAATTCAGAATGGCATTATTACTATGTGCCTTAGCGATTACTGCACCGGTATTATCAAATACCACAGAACCAACCAATACAATTACAGCAACCAATTCTCCAGCAAATGATGCAGAAGCCAAAGCAAAAGCAGAATTACTAATCAGACGTTTGGAAGAAATCAAGGCCATGGACAAATCCAATCTGACCAGAGTAGAAAAAAGAGCGTTGCGAAAAGAAGTTAAAGAGATTAAATCAACCCTTAAAGCCAGCGGTCAAGGAGTATATCTTTCGGTTGGCGCCATTATTATCATTATTCTATTGTTGATTTTGCTTTTATAAAAATGAAAATTATGAAACATAAAATGGATATTCTATAACAGTTAAACAATTTAAATGATAGAAATTTGTATTGATATTAATCTACAAATTAATTTAAATACTTTATTATGAAAAAGATCGTTTTAGCACTAACACTCATTGCAACAGCAATTACTTTTAACGCTTGTAGCAATGACAATTCTTCCTCAGGAAGTTATGCTTACAAAGTTCGCATGACTGATGATCCGGGACCATTTAGCGAGGTAAATGTTGACATCCAAGCGGTTGAAGTAAAAGGAAGTAACGGACAAACCGTACTTTTAAATACCAATGCAGGAGTTTACAATCTTCTGGATTATGCCAATGGTGCTGATACGCTAATAGCAACCAGTACTTTGACCGATTCAAGAGTCAATCAAATCCGATTAATATTAGGACCGAACAACACCGTAGTTGTTGATGGTCAAACTTATCCGCTCAGCACACCAAGTGCTGAACAATCAGGGTTGAAATTATTAATTAACCAAGATTTAGTAGCCGATATTGACAACAGCATTTTGATAGATTTTGACGCCAATGCCTCAGTAATCCAAACCGGAAACGGCACGTACAAATTGAAACCGGTATTGAGAACAGTAGTAGCTGCAATATCCGGAAATATTACGGGTAGCATTGCTCCTGTAGGTACTTTGGCTTCTGTGAGTGCAACCTCTACCAACAGTTTAGTGGTGTATACCAGTACCGTTGATGCCGAAGGAAACTTCAGAATATCAGGTTTGCCTCCGGGAACCTATACCGTTATCATAACACCATTATCACCATTACTTCCGGTAACTCAAACAGATATAGTTGTTGAAGCCGGAGCAAGTACTAATATCGGAGTTATCAACTTTTAAAATTTAGTTCTTGAATGTTGAAAAGAGGTTGGTCAAATTAAGGGTTACTTATGAAATCATAAGGCTTGAAATATTGTCCTCAAGAATTAGTAATTGCCCAAATGATTTTATTTGAATTGGTTATACCTTGATGTGACAACCTCTTTTCATTGTTCAAACTTAGTGCTTTCTAAAACTGTTTGCACCCAAAAGCACCTGCTAATAAAACAAAACTACTTTTCCTCAAGAGTAGTTTTTTTTTGTGGTATCAAACAGCACAAACTTTTGTAATAACTTTACCAAATCAAAACAACAATCTAAGCTTATGCGGTTTGTCCTAATGTTATTACTGTTAATAATTGCTATGGGCTGCAAGAAAGAACCATTCAACACTGCTTGGACACAAGAACAGGCTCCCGAAATTTTCAAAGCCAAGTTCGAAACCACCAAAGGCGACTTTGAAATGGAAATCAAAAGAAGTTGGTCGCCTAAAGCGGCTGACAGATTATACCAACTGCTCAAACACGGTTATTATGACAATGCCATTTTTTACAGAGTAGTTCCCAATTTTGTAGCCCAATTTGGCAACACCGATTCAGAACAAATGAAACAATGGAAATCGGTTACCATACCAGATGAAGCTGTAAAACATTCCAATACCCGTGGCACCTTAAGTTTTGCCCGAAGCGGAAAAGATACACGCGATTTGGAAATTTTCATCAATTTGGAAGACAATACTTCTCTCGACACTCTTACCTTTGAAGGAGCAAAAGGTTTTACGCCCTTGGGAAAAGTAATCAAAGGCATGGAAGTAGTTGACGATTTATACTCCGGCTACGGCGAAGAGCCGATGAGCAATCCTAATTTGTATAGAAACCGAGACCTTTTTTACCAAACCTATCCTAAATTGGATTTAATCAAAAAAGCCTACCTAATCGACTAAAACACGTTTTATCATGGCAGAAAAAAAATCAAAACTCGTTGAAATCAAAACCAAACCTACCGTGGCCAGCGTAACTGATTTTATCAATGCGGTTCCCGATGAACAAAAGCGCAAGGACAGTTTTGTACTTTTAGAAATGATGAAAGCCGCCAGCGGTGAAGAACCGGTCTTGTGGAGCAATTCTATCATTGGGTTTGGCAACAAGCGCTACAAAAGTCCAACAACCGGAAGAGAGGTCGATTGGCTACTCATAGGATTTTCACCTCGTAAAGCCAATTTATCTTTGTATATCAGCATTGGCATAAAAGAACATACAGCCGCTCTAAAAAAACTGGGCAAACATAAAACCGGTGTAGGTTGTTTATATATCAATAAGCTAGAAGACATTGACCTTAAAGTACTCGAAGGAATGATAGCCAATTCGTTGAAGCAAAAATAAAATCCAATGAAAACAGGTAACGAATACAAATTATCAACAGAGGAAAAAGAGACATTACTCAATACCTTAAAAACCCGTTTTGAGAAAAACAAAAACCGCCATGCGGGATTAGATTGGACAACAGTGCAAACCAAACTATTGGAACAACCCCAAAAACTTTGGTCACTAAATGAAATGGAAAATACCGGTGGCGAACCCGACGTGGTTGGCTATGACAAAGAAACCCAAGAATTCCTTTTTGTTGACTGCTCGACAGAAAGTCCAAAAGGCCGTCGAAGCACTTGTTATGACCGAGAAGCACAAGTCAATCGAAAAGATTTCCCACCAAAGCACAACGCTCAAGATATGGCTACCGCTATGGGCATAAGCCTTTTAACCGAAGAACAATACCGCAATTTACAACAATTGGGAAACTTTGACTCCAAAACTTCCAGTTGGATACAAACTCCCGAAGCCATCAGGAAATTAGGCGGAGCGATCTTTGCTGATTTCAGATACAATCACATTTTTATATACCACAATGGTGCTCAGTCTTACTACGCTGCTCGCGGGTTTCGAGGTCTTTTGAAAGTGTAGTCATTAGAGAAAGAATCCTACCACAACATCGTTGAAGCAATAAGTTTCTTCTAAAATCATCTTCTAAGTTTATCCAGCAAATTGTTAAAATGTAATTTTTTTTAATAATTAGTATGCGTGCATAATATTTTTTATTATCTTTGAAATCGTTATAGTAAATTTTTAGGTATGAAAGATAAAACTATAGATTATATTCTTCGTGCAACTTGGCAAGCAGTTGCCCGCATGTACAATGAAGAAGCCTCGAAGTTTGAAGGCTCAATGGCCATAGGTTTTGCACTACTGAGTATCGATAAAGAAGAAGGAACTCCTTCCACCTTTATCAGTTCACGTATGGGAATGGAAGCTACCAGTTTAACCAGAACATTAAAAACCTTAGAAGATAAAGGACTAATCATCCGAAAAAAAAATCCTGAAGACGGTCGAGGTGTACTCATCTATCTGACTGATTTAGGTAAACAAATGAGAGAGCAATCCAAAATCACGGTATTAAAGTTCAATGAAGTAGTAAAGCAAAATGTTTCCGAGGAAAAGCTCCAACACTTTATGGAAGTTGCTGAAACGATTAATGATTTGATTTCGGAGAAAAAAGTATTCTAAAAACAAACAACAAACTATAAACAGTTTTAAAATGAAACGAATAATCAAAAAAGTGGCTGTCGTTGGTTCAGGAATCATGGGTTCCGGAATTGCTTGCCATTTTGCTAACATTGGGGTTGAGGTTTTGCTTTTGGACATTGTGCCAAATGCTTTAACCGAAGCCGAAGAAAAGAAAGGATTGACGCTTGAGAGTAAAGTGGTTCGCAACCGATTGGTAAATGATCATTTAG
Protein-coding sequences here:
- a CDS encoding AMP-dependent synthetase/ligase — translated: MTKITRLFDFAYYQLEKNNMPHCLVTKYDGQWVSTSTQEYIDKANAVSRALLRLNIQKNDKIAIISSNNRTEWNIMDVGVLQIGAQTVPIYPTISAEDYAYILNHSESKYCFVSDDVVYQKLMSVKNEIPLLEDIYSFNEIAGCKNWKTLLDLGEDQSNQDVVEDRKNNVKPEELATIIYTSGTTGKPKGVMLSHNNIVSNVLDSSPRIPFEEGTSVALSFLPICHIFERVILYIYQYYSVSIYFAESIEKLSDNIKEVKPTVFSVVPRLLEKVYDKIIAKGEDLTGIKKKLFFWAIDLGLRYEPYGANGWWYEFQLKIARKLIFSKWQEGLGGNLNVMVSGSAALQHRLIRVFAAAGMPVMEGYGLTETSPVISVNDQRNGGFKVGTVGRVINNVEVKIAADGEILCKGPNVMMGYYKDQQLTDEVIKDGYFHTGDIGEVDKDGFLRITDRKKEMFKTSGGKYIAPQLIENAMKQSLFIEQIMVIGDGEKMPAAFIQPSFDFIQEWAKRKSLNIGTTHAEIASNPEVIARIEKEVETINEKFGNWEKIKRFELTPDIWSIDGGHLTPTLKLKRKIVMEKYKDLYQKIYN
- a CDS encoding proline iminopeptidase-family hydrolase, with the protein product MKIKLLLSLLLTIVLFSGCKESKTVDTVKENYLDFSQRDDQFTGGIKMIPISTPIGEFKVWTKRVGNNPKIKVLLLHGGPGGTHEFFESFDGYFPQESIEYIYYDQLGSYYSDQPDDNRLWTTERFVEEVEQVRKALKLDNTNFYLLGQSWGGILAMEYALKYQKNLKGLIISNMMASAPAYNKYAEEVLGPQLDPKVFTQIKEFEKNKDYSNPKYMELLLNHYYTEHILRFPVAQWPESINRAFKHLNPKVYVYMQGPSEFGITGDATLKDWDITTKLKTLTVPTLSIGAQYDTMDPKHMEWIANEVQNGRFLYCPKGSHCSQYDDQEHYFPGVIQFLKDVDNGTFQKKKVK
- a CDS encoding DUF4382 domain-containing protein translates to MKKIVLALTLIATAITFNACSNDNSSSGSYAYKVRMTDDPGPFSEVNVDIQAVEVKGSNGQTVLLNTNAGVYNLLDYANGADTLIATSTLTDSRVNQIRLILGPNNTVVVDGQTYPLSTPSAEQSGLKLLINQDLVADIDNSILIDFDANASVIQTGNGTYKLKPVLRTVVAAISGNITGSIAPVGTLASVSATSTNSLVVYTSTVDAEGNFRISGLPPGTYTVIITPLSPLLPVTQTDIVVEAGASTNIGVINF
- a CDS encoding peptidylprolyl isomerase, translating into MGCKKEPFNTAWTQEQAPEIFKAKFETTKGDFEMEIKRSWSPKAADRLYQLLKHGYYDNAIFYRVVPNFVAQFGNTDSEQMKQWKSVTIPDEAVKHSNTRGTLSFARSGKDTRDLEIFINLEDNTSLDTLTFEGAKGFTPLGKVIKGMEVVDDLYSGYGEEPMSNPNLYRNRDLFYQTYPKLDLIKKAYLID
- a CDS encoding DUF1801 domain-containing protein, with amino-acid sequence MAEKKSKLVEIKTKPTVASVTDFINAVPDEQKRKDSFVLLEMMKAASGEEPVLWSNSIIGFGNKRYKSPTTGREVDWLLIGFSPRKANLSLYISIGIKEHTAALKKLGKHKTGVGCLYINKLEDIDLKVLEGMIANSLKQK
- a CDS encoding DUF4256 domain-containing protein, which produces MKTGNEYKLSTEEKETLLNTLKTRFEKNKNRHAGLDWTTVQTKLLEQPQKLWSLNEMENTGGEPDVVGYDKETQEFLFVDCSTESPKGRRSTCYDREAQVNRKDFPPKHNAQDMATAMGISLLTEEQYRNLQQLGNFDSKTSSWIQTPEAIRKLGGAIFADFRYNHIFIYHNGAQSYYAARGFRGLLKV
- a CDS encoding MarR family winged helix-turn-helix transcriptional regulator, whose translation is MKDKTIDYILRATWQAVARMYNEEASKFEGSMAIGFALLSIDKEEGTPSTFISSRMGMEATSLTRTLKTLEDKGLIIRKKNPEDGRGVLIYLTDLGKQMREQSKITVLKFNEVVKQNVSEEKLQHFMEVAETINDLISEKKVF